The Rhodopseudomonas palustris genome window below encodes:
- a CDS encoding alkaline phosphatase — protein MMRFAATFFALLVSTSATSAQTIYPIDRAEILAGAKFDLKVEFAGEVTADNATLTVNGTDAAAVFGKAPELIAREDGKPQSALLLRDVALDKPGAYTIEAGDGASRRSVSWTVYGTGPRKAKNVILFIGDGLSPAHRVAARLLSKGIKEGRAGGKLAIDDMPQMALVSTAGSDSIITDSANAASAYATGHKAAVNAMGVYADRTASPLDDPKVETLASLAKRRLGLSIGIVTNTEVEDATPAAVIAHTRRRAAYDDIVAQFFAARPDVLMGGGAAYFLPKSAQGKRKDDLDYLLKFRDAGYTIATSATELAAAGKANPSKLLGLFAPGNMDGVLDRRFLKGGGVAKNPDQPDLTEQVAVALDVLSKNEAGFFLMVESGMIDKYAHALDMERAVYDTIMLDNAVRQTRDWAKARGDDTLILVVADHNHPNALVGTVRDDLAEGEDMPLRERIGVYQRAGFPNYPAPDKDGYPDRVDVSRRLAIFSASLPDHYETLRPKLDGPNQPTEAGDRPGTFKANEKYKAVPGALLRLGNLPAMMNASVHSGEDVILTAAGPGSDRVRGSMENTDVFRVMAEALGLSSAASAK, from the coding sequence ATGATGCGTTTCGCCGCGACCTTTTTTGCCTTGTTGGTGTCGACTTCGGCCACCTCGGCGCAGACGATCTATCCGATCGACCGTGCCGAAATTCTCGCCGGCGCGAAGTTCGATCTCAAGGTCGAATTCGCCGGCGAAGTCACCGCCGACAACGCGACGCTGACCGTCAACGGCACGGATGCCGCAGCGGTGTTCGGCAAGGCTCCGGAACTGATCGCGCGCGAGGACGGCAAGCCTCAATCGGCGCTGCTGCTGCGCGACGTCGCGCTCGACAAACCCGGCGCCTACACGATCGAGGCCGGCGACGGCGCCAGCCGCCGCAGCGTGAGCTGGACGGTTTACGGCACCGGGCCGCGCAAGGCCAAAAACGTCATCCTGTTCATCGGCGACGGGCTATCGCCGGCGCATCGCGTCGCGGCGCGGCTGCTGTCGAAGGGGATCAAGGAAGGCCGCGCCGGCGGCAAGCTGGCGATCGACGACATGCCGCAGATGGCGCTGGTGTCGACCGCCGGCAGCGATTCGATCATCACCGATTCGGCCAATGCCGCCAGCGCCTACGCCACCGGCCACAAGGCCGCGGTCAACGCGATGGGCGTCTATGCGGACCGCACCGCGAGCCCGCTCGACGATCCCAAAGTGGAGACGCTGGCGTCGCTGGCGAAGCGGCGGCTGGGGCTGTCGATCGGCATCGTCACCAACACCGAGGTCGAAGACGCCACGCCCGCGGCGGTGATCGCCCATACCCGCCGTCGCGCCGCCTATGACGACATCGTCGCGCAGTTCTTCGCCGCCAGACCCGACGTGCTGATGGGCGGCGGCGCCGCGTATTTCCTGCCGAAGAGCGCGCAGGGCAAGCGCAAGGACGATCTCGACTACCTGTTGAAATTCCGCGACGCCGGCTACACGATTGCTACCAGCGCCACCGAGCTCGCGGCGGCCGGCAAGGCGAACCCAAGCAAGCTGCTCGGCCTGTTCGCGCCCGGCAATATGGACGGCGTGCTCGATCGCCGTTTTCTCAAGGGCGGCGGTGTCGCGAAGAATCCGGATCAGCCCGATCTCACCGAGCAGGTCGCGGTCGCGCTCGACGTTTTGTCGAAGAACGAGGCCGGCTTCTTCCTGATGGTCGAGTCCGGCATGATCGACAAATACGCCCACGCGCTCGACATGGAGCGCGCGGTCTACGACACCATCATGCTCGACAATGCGGTGCGGCAAACCCGTGACTGGGCCAAGGCACGCGGCGACGACACGCTGATCCTGGTGGTCGCCGATCACAATCATCCCAACGCGCTGGTCGGAACCGTGCGCGACGATCTCGCCGAGGGCGAGGACATGCCGCTGCGCGAGCGCATCGGCGTGTATCAGAGGGCCGGCTTTCCGAACTATCCGGCGCCCGACAAGGACGGCTATCCGGATCGCGTCGACGTCAGTCGAAGGCTCGCGATCTTCTCCGCCAGCCTGCCCGATCACTACGAGACGCTGCGGCCGAAGCTCGACGGCCCGAACCAGCCCACCGAGGCCGGCGACAGGCCCGGCACCTTCAAGGCCAACGAGAAATACAAGGCCGTGCCCGGCGCGCTGCTGCGGCTCGGCAATCTGCCGGCGATGATGAATGCCAGCGTGCATTCCGGCGAGGACGTGATCCTGACCGCCGCAGGGCCGGGCAGCGACCGGGTTCGCGGTTCGATGGAGAACACAGATGTGTTTCGGGTGATGGCCGAGGCGCTGGGCTTGTCGTCCGCAGCCTCAGCGAAATAG
- the argG gene encoding argininosuccinate synthase, whose translation MSTILKNLPKGENVGIAFSGGLDTSAALLWMKQKGARVFAYTANLGQPDEADYDEIPRKAMEFGAEKARLVDCRSQLVHEGIAAIQAGAFHVSTGGIAYFNTTPLGRAVTGTMLVSAMKEDGVNIWGDGSTYKGNDIERFYRYGLLTNPDLRIYKPWLDQQFIDELGGRAEMSAFMTAAGFAYKMSSEKAYSTDSNLLGATHEAKDLEHLDSGIKIVNPIMGVPFWRDDCAVKAETVSVRFEEGQPVALNGKSFADPVALFLEANAIGGRHGLGMSDQIENRIIEAKSRGIYEAPGMALLHIAYERLVTGIHNEDTIEQYRINGMRLGRLLYQGRWFDSQALMLRETAQRWVARAITGEVTLELRRGNDYSILNTESPNLTYAPERLSMEKVEDAPFTPGDRIGQLTMRNLDIADTRAKLNIFAKAGLLSAGEGSHIPKLENDKG comes from the coding sequence ATGAGTACGATCCTGAAAAACCTGCCCAAAGGTGAAAACGTCGGCATCGCGTTTTCGGGCGGGCTCGATACCAGCGCCGCGCTGCTGTGGATGAAGCAGAAAGGCGCCCGCGTGTTCGCCTATACGGCGAACCTGGGACAGCCTGACGAGGCCGACTACGACGAGATCCCGCGTAAAGCGATGGAGTTCGGCGCCGAGAAGGCTCGCCTCGTCGATTGCCGGTCGCAACTGGTGCACGAGGGCATCGCCGCGATCCAGGCCGGCGCCTTCCACGTCTCGACCGGCGGCATCGCTTATTTCAACACCACGCCGCTCGGCCGCGCCGTCACCGGCACCATGCTGGTGTCGGCCATGAAGGAAGACGGCGTCAACATCTGGGGCGACGGCTCGACCTACAAGGGCAACGATATCGAGCGGTTCTATCGCTACGGGCTGCTGACCAATCCGGACCTGCGGATCTACAAGCCCTGGCTCGATCAGCAGTTCATCGACGAACTCGGCGGCCGCGCCGAAATGTCGGCGTTCATGACCGCCGCCGGCTTCGCCTACAAGATGAGTTCGGAGAAGGCGTATTCGACCGACAGCAATCTGCTCGGCGCCACCCACGAGGCCAAGGATCTCGAACACCTCGACTCGGGCATCAAGATCGTCAATCCGATCATGGGCGTGCCGTTCTGGCGCGACGACTGCGCCGTCAAGGCCGAGACCGTCTCGGTGCGGTTCGAGGAGGGCCAGCCGGTCGCGCTGAACGGCAAGAGCTTCGCCGATCCGGTCGCGCTGTTCCTGGAGGCCAATGCGATCGGCGGCCGGCACGGGCTCGGCATGAGCGACCAGATCGAGAACCGCATCATCGAGGCCAAGAGCCGCGGCATCTACGAGGCGCCCGGCATGGCGCTGCTGCACATCGCCTATGAGCGCCTCGTCACCGGCATCCACAACGAAGACACCATCGAGCAGTACCGCATCAACGGCATGCGGCTCGGCCGCCTGCTGTATCAGGGCCGCTGGTTCGACTCGCAGGCCCTGATGCTGCGCGAGACCGCGCAGCGCTGGGTGGCGCGCGCCATCACGGGCGAAGTGACGCTCGAACTGCGCCGCGGCAACGACTACTCGATCCTGAACACCGAAAGCCCCAATCTGACCTATGCGCCGGAGCGGCTGAGCATGGAGAAGGTCGAGGACGCGCCGTTCACGCCGGGCGATCGCATCGGCCAACTGACGATGCGCAACCTCGACATCGCCGACACCCGCGCCAAGCTGAACATCTTCGCCAAGGCAGGCCTGCTGTCGGCCGGCGAGGGCTCGCACATCCCGAAGCTCGAGAACGACAAGGGCTGA
- a CDS encoding phosphatase PAP2 family protein, with product MNRTGLHIALALFAAIGLVFGLFPGLDLWLSGLFYDPATKTFPMRADQELEFVRNLAMWIAWAIAAPSIFALVFKMVRPDRPLVMPGRTVAFLLISITLSAGILTNLTFKTHWGRPRPVAVAEFNGPWQFKAWWDPRGACPKNCSFFSGEGATAYWTFAPAALTPPSVRPYAYAAAFVFGTVTSGLRIAFGGHFFTDVAIAGLVTFLVIWLLYALIYRWAWSRTTDAGVDAALTRAFWPLYRWRQKRRGRDVGPAPTPAPAV from the coding sequence ATGAACCGTACGGGACTTCACATCGCGCTGGCGCTGTTCGCTGCGATCGGATTGGTGTTCGGGCTTTTCCCCGGGCTGGATCTTTGGCTGTCCGGGCTGTTCTACGATCCTGCGACCAAGACCTTCCCGATGCGCGCGGATCAGGAGCTGGAATTCGTGCGCAATCTGGCGATGTGGATCGCCTGGGCGATCGCCGCGCCGTCGATCTTCGCGCTGGTGTTCAAGATGGTGCGCCCGGACCGGCCGCTGGTGATGCCCGGCCGCACCGTCGCGTTCCTGCTGATCTCGATCACGCTGTCGGCCGGCATCCTCACCAACCTGACCTTCAAGACCCATTGGGGCCGGCCGCGCCCGGTCGCGGTCGCCGAATTCAACGGCCCGTGGCAGTTCAAGGCGTGGTGGGACCCGCGCGGCGCCTGCCCGAAGAACTGCTCGTTCTTCTCCGGTGAGGGCGCCACGGCGTATTGGACCTTCGCGCCGGCGGCGCTGACGCCGCCCTCGGTGCGGCCCTACGCCTATGCGGCCGCCTTCGTGTTCGGCACCGTGACCAGCGGGCTGCGGATCGCGTTCGGCGGGCATTTCTTCACCGACGTTGCGATCGCGGGCCTCGTCACATTCCTGGTGATCTGGCTGCTCTACGCCCTGATCTACCGCTGGGCCTGGAGCCGGACCACCGACGCCGGCGTCGATGCTGCGCTGACCCGGGCGTTCTGGCCGCTGTACCGGTGGCGGCAGAAGCGCCGCGGCCGCGACGTCGGGCCTGCGCCGACGCCCGCGCCTGCGGTGTGA
- the rlmN gene encoding 23S rRNA (adenine(2503)-C(2))-methyltransferase RlmN — protein MTIAVSAAPLEKVPLETYVPPAKPSLIGLSRAELAEKLGAIGVASGQRKMRAQQLWHWMYVRGARDFAEMTNVSKEMRAQLGDHFTVDRPEVVAEQISNDGTRKWLLRLPSGDDVQKAHEVECVYIPETDRGTLCVSSQVGCTLNCSFCHTGTQRLVRNLTAGEIVGQVMVARDRLGDWIDRETPNGNRLVTNVVMMGMGEPLYNFEAVRDALLIVTDNEGIGISRRRVTLSTSGVVPNIARTGDEIGVMLAISLHAVRDELRDELVPLNRKYPLKELLQACRDYPGASNARRITFEYVMLKGVNDSLDDARRLVQLLKGIPAKINLIPFNPWPGSKYECSDWDQIEKFSEYVFNAGYSSPVRTPRGRDILAACGQLKSETEKLSVRERDALRAMAMTD, from the coding sequence ATGACCATCGCCGTATCCGCCGCCCCGCTCGAAAAAGTTCCGTTGGAGACCTACGTCCCGCCGGCTAAGCCGTCGCTGATTGGGCTGTCGCGCGCCGAACTGGCCGAAAAGCTGGGCGCGATCGGCGTGGCGTCGGGCCAGCGCAAGATGCGGGCGCAGCAGCTGTGGCACTGGATGTATGTCCGCGGCGCCCGCGATTTCGCCGAAATGACCAACGTCTCCAAGGAGATGCGGGCGCAGCTCGGCGACCATTTCACGGTCGACCGGCCCGAAGTGGTGGCCGAGCAGATTTCCAATGACGGCACCCGCAAATGGCTGCTGCGGCTGCCGAGCGGCGACGACGTGCAGAAGGCGCACGAGGTCGAGTGCGTCTACATTCCGGAGACCGACCGCGGCACGTTGTGCGTATCCAGCCAGGTCGGCTGCACGCTGAACTGCTCGTTCTGCCACACCGGCACCCAGCGGCTGGTGCGCAACCTCACCGCCGGCGAGATCGTCGGCCAGGTGATGGTGGCGCGGGATCGGCTGGGCGACTGGATCGATCGCGAGACCCCGAACGGCAACCGCCTCGTCACCAACGTGGTGATGATGGGCATGGGCGAGCCGTTGTACAATTTCGAAGCGGTGCGCGACGCGCTCTTGATCGTCACCGACAATGAAGGCATCGGCATTTCGCGGCGGCGGGTGACGCTGTCGACCTCCGGCGTGGTGCCGAACATCGCCCGCACCGGCGACGAGATCGGTGTGATGCTGGCGATTTCGCTGCACGCGGTGCGCGACGAATTGCGCGACGAGCTTGTGCCGCTGAACCGCAAATATCCGCTGAAAGAGCTGCTGCAGGCCTGCCGCGACTATCCCGGCGCCTCGAATGCGCGCCGCATCACCTTCGAATATGTGATGCTGAAGGGCGTCAACGATTCGCTCGACGATGCGCGCCGGCTGGTGCAGTTGCTGAAGGGCATTCCGGCCAAGATCAATCTGATCCCGTTCAACCCCTGGCCCGGCTCGAAATACGAGTGCTCGGACTGGGACCAGATCGAGAAGTTCTCGGAGTATGTCTTCAACGCCGGCTATTCGTCGCCGGTGCGCACGCCGCGCGGCCGCGACATTCTGGCCGCCTGCGGCCAGCTCAAATCCGAAACCGAGAAGCTGTCGGTCCGCGAGCGTGATGCGCTCCGCGCCATGGCGATGACGGATTAA
- a CDS encoding invasion associated locus B family protein yields the protein MSARRILIAAVAGAMVWSAGSAAQARPASKGAPAKPEPANVAGGPEPTLIGQFGSWGAYMATPNGKRVCFVLAKPSSSKTNPPNRPRDPAYAFISTRPAEKVVNEVSVMIGYPLKPGSESTMEVGGASFAMYTQGDGLWIKNAAEEDRLVEALRKGPEVTVKGVSAKGTATTDTFSLKGLAQALDKVAQNCGG from the coding sequence ATGAGTGCGAGGCGAATTCTGATTGCCGCCGTTGCGGGGGCGATGGTGTGGAGCGCGGGCAGCGCCGCGCAGGCGCGTCCGGCGTCGAAAGGCGCGCCCGCCAAGCCGGAGCCGGCCAATGTGGCGGGGGGGCCCGAGCCGACGTTGATCGGCCAGTTCGGCAGCTGGGGCGCCTATATGGCGACGCCGAACGGCAAGCGGGTCTGTTTCGTGCTCGCCAAGCCGTCGTCGTCCAAGACCAACCCGCCGAACCGGCCGCGCGATCCGGCCTATGCTTTCATTTCGACCCGGCCGGCCGAAAAGGTGGTCAACGAGGTGTCGGTGATGATCGGCTATCCGCTGAAGCCCGGTTCGGAATCCACCATGGAAGTCGGCGGGGCGTCGTTCGCGATGTACACTCAGGGCGATGGCCTCTGGATCAAGAACGCAGCCGAGGAAGACCGTCTGGTCGAGGCGCTGCGCAAGGGGCCGGAGGTCACCGTCAAGGGCGTTTCCGCCAAGGGAACCGCGACCACCGACACGTTTTCGCTGAAGGGCCTGGCGCAGGCGCTCGACAAGGTGGCGCAGAACTGCGGCGGCTGA
- a CDS encoding NADPH:quinone oxidoreductase family protein yields MKAILCQQYCGPDDLVLTEIPDPVAGPGEAVIAIKAAALNFFDILMIQGKYQIKPPFPFSPGAEVAGVIESVGDGVTDLKVGDRVVASCGHNGAREKIALPASAIIKIPDNLDYDRAAGIIIIYGTALHALDDRASPKPGETLAVLGAAGGTGLAACELGKLMGLKVIACASSDEKLEFAKQHGAELTLNYAKEDLKEGLKKLTGGKGVDIIFDPVGGSYAEAALRSIAWEGRFLVIGFAAGDIPKMPLNLALLKGCDIRGVFWGAWTRINPAKHRANLEKLVQWAAEGKISSHVDRTFPLAQTADALNVLGGRQAMGKVILHP; encoded by the coding sequence ATGAAGGCGATACTCTGCCAGCAATATTGCGGTCCCGACGATCTCGTTCTCACCGAGATCCCCGATCCGGTCGCCGGCCCCGGCGAAGCGGTGATCGCGATCAAGGCGGCGGCGCTGAACTTCTTCGACATCCTGATGATTCAGGGCAAGTACCAGATCAAGCCGCCATTCCCGTTTTCGCCCGGCGCCGAAGTCGCCGGCGTGATCGAGAGCGTCGGCGACGGCGTCACCGATCTGAAGGTCGGCGACCGCGTGGTGGCCTCCTGCGGCCACAATGGCGCGCGCGAGAAGATCGCGCTTCCGGCCTCGGCGATCATCAAGATCCCGGATAATCTCGACTACGATCGCGCCGCCGGCATCATCATCATCTACGGCACCGCACTGCATGCGCTGGACGATCGCGCCAGCCCGAAGCCGGGCGAGACGCTGGCCGTGCTCGGCGCCGCCGGCGGCACCGGCCTCGCCGCCTGCGAACTCGGCAAGCTGATGGGCCTGAAGGTGATCGCCTGCGCCTCGTCCGACGAGAAGCTGGAATTCGCCAAGCAGCACGGCGCCGAGCTGACGCTGAACTACGCCAAGGAAGATCTGAAAGAAGGCCTGAAGAAGCTGACCGGCGGCAAGGGCGTCGACATCATCTTCGATCCGGTCGGCGGCAGCTATGCCGAAGCCGCGCTGCGCTCGATCGCGTGGGAAGGCCGTTTCCTGGTGATCGGCTTCGCCGCCGGCGACATTCCGAAAATGCCGCTCAACCTCGCGCTGCTGAAGGGCTGCGACATCCGCGGCGTGTTCTGGGGCGCCTGGACCAGGATCAACCCGGCCAAGCACCGCGCCAATCTGGAAAAGCTGGTGCAGTGGGCCGCCGAGGGCAAGATCTCCTCGCATGTCGACCGCACCTTCCCGCTGGCGCAGACCGCCGACGCGCTCAACGTGCTCGGCGGCCGCCAGGCGATGGGCAAGGTGATCCTGCATCCCTGA
- a CDS encoding NAD(P)/FAD-dependent oxidoreductase encodes MKTFLTVKLVLVPFALFWALLAMHHVDWAIGAGLALSLAGNAWRAWRRELFMLEVGGLVLFLGLGGLLLVAPEFAAASALWLSFAGLSAISVASLLARRPWTADYARAAYPDNAATPQFFVINAAITALWAVLFAAIAACRFIGAPSEVITAIVTVGALISIFGPKLAIRVVLQRLAASGETYRWPAPSFAGDTEADCDVAVIGAGIGGLTAAALLADAGLKVKVFDQHVVAGGYCHTYLRKAHHLNRPVLYRFDAGPHDFSGVQPGGPFNTLMRRLGVADRIAWERVTQSFHTAAGAIDVPPDWRDYVRVLGERFPDSAAGIKSLFEETKAIFDDMFSTAASRGGVPGPPATIDELLAFPRAHPHAYKWMNRPFAELVAAHVSDPAVVEVIDGLAGYIGDGSEPPSCARMVPIFGYYFHGGYYPRGGSGVVADALVEAITARGGEIRLKTAVKQIIVENGSAAGVVLATGETVRARAVVSNADFKRTLLELVPAAALPRGVRDDLAAAAPANSCFSVHLGVDFIPDLGPSTHLHAPMQLGIAMMSKCDSTAAPPGHSILSLIALVPHDEARSWFPSAGGGNDWKEWRRSADYLRRKDEFGDRMIAAAETAIPGLSQHIVYRTDASPVTYARYDWASFGSIYGMSTAGQLKGSKTPLRHLVIAGGGNIGAGVEAVVISGANAAEALVPGLLASAQPVASEPAAATRPELTPA; translated from the coding sequence ATGAAGACGTTCCTGACCGTGAAACTGGTGCTGGTGCCGTTCGCGTTGTTCTGGGCGCTGCTGGCGATGCACCACGTCGACTGGGCGATCGGCGCGGGGCTCGCGCTATCGCTCGCCGGCAACGCCTGGCGCGCGTGGCGCCGCGAACTGTTCATGCTCGAAGTCGGCGGGCTGGTGCTGTTTCTCGGCCTCGGCGGGTTGCTGCTCGTGGCGCCCGAGTTTGCGGCGGCGAGCGCGCTGTGGCTGTCGTTCGCGGGACTTTCCGCGATCAGCGTGGCGAGCCTCTTGGCGCGGCGGCCGTGGACCGCGGACTACGCCCGCGCCGCCTATCCGGACAATGCCGCCACGCCGCAGTTCTTCGTCATCAACGCCGCGATCACCGCGCTGTGGGCGGTGCTGTTCGCCGCGATCGCCGCCTGCCGCTTTATCGGCGCACCGAGCGAAGTGATCACCGCGATCGTCACGGTCGGCGCGCTGATCTCGATCTTCGGGCCGAAGCTCGCGATCCGCGTCGTTCTGCAGCGGCTGGCCGCTTCGGGCGAAACCTATCGCTGGCCGGCGCCGTCCTTCGCGGGCGACACCGAGGCGGATTGCGACGTTGCGGTGATCGGCGCCGGCATCGGAGGGCTGACCGCCGCGGCCCTGCTCGCCGATGCGGGGCTGAAGGTGAAGGTGTTCGATCAGCACGTCGTCGCCGGCGGTTACTGCCATACGTATCTGCGCAAGGCGCATCATCTCAACAGGCCGGTGCTGTACCGCTTCGACGCCGGGCCACACGATTTCTCCGGCGTGCAGCCGGGTGGCCCGTTCAACACGCTGATGCGGCGGCTCGGCGTCGCCGACCGAATCGCGTGGGAGCGGGTGACGCAGAGCTTCCACACCGCGGCCGGCGCAATCGATGTGCCGCCGGACTGGCGCGACTACGTCCGCGTGCTCGGCGAGCGGTTTCCGGACAGCGCCGCCGGGATCAAGTCGCTGTTCGAGGAGACCAAGGCGATCTTCGACGACATGTTCTCGACGGCGGCGAGCCGCGGCGGCGTTCCCGGACCGCCGGCGACGATCGACGAATTACTGGCGTTTCCGCGCGCGCATCCGCACGCCTACAAATGGATGAACCGGCCGTTCGCCGAACTGGTCGCCGCACATGTCAGCGATCCCGCTGTGGTCGAGGTCATAGACGGGCTGGCGGGCTATATCGGCGACGGCAGCGAGCCGCCGAGCTGCGCCCGGATGGTGCCGATCTTCGGCTACTACTTCCACGGCGGCTATTATCCGCGCGGCGGTTCCGGCGTCGTCGCCGATGCGCTGGTCGAGGCGATCACGGCGCGTGGCGGTGAAATCCGGCTGAAGACCGCGGTGAAGCAGATCATCGTCGAGAACGGCAGTGCAGCCGGCGTGGTGCTCGCCACAGGCGAGACGGTGCGCGCCCGTGCGGTGGTGTCGAATGCCGACTTCAAACGCACGCTGCTCGAACTGGTGCCCGCGGCGGCACTGCCGCGCGGCGTTCGCGATGATCTCGCCGCGGCGGCGCCGGCGAATTCCTGCTTCAGCGTGCATCTCGGGGTCGATTTCATCCCCGACCTCGGCCCATCGACGCATCTGCACGCGCCGATGCAGCTCGGCATCGCGATGATGTCGAAATGCGATTCCACCGCCGCGCCGCCGGGACATTCGATCCTGTCGCTGATCGCGCTGGTGCCGCACGACGAGGCGCGGAGCTGGTTTCCGTCAGCAGGCGGCGGCAACGACTGGAAGGAGTGGCGGCGCTCTGCCGATTACTTGCGGCGCAAGGACGAATTCGGCGATCGCATGATCGCCGCCGCCGAGACCGCGATCCCGGGTCTGTCGCAGCACATCGTCTATCGCACCGACGCCAGCCCGGTGACCTACGCCCGCTACGACTGGGCGAGCTTCGGCTCGATCTACGGGATGTCGACCGCGGGACAGCTCAAGGGCTCGAAGACCCCGCTGCGCCATCTGGTGATCGCCGGCGGCGGCAATATCGGCGCCGGGGTCGAAGCGGTGGTCATCTCCGGAGCCAATGCCGCCGAAGCGCTGGTGCCGGGGTTGCTGGCTAGCGCGCAACCGGTCGCAAGCGAGCCCGCCGCGGCTACGAGGCCGGAGTTGACGCCAGCGTAA